One region of Vigna angularis cultivar LongXiaoDou No.4 chromosome 10, ASM1680809v1, whole genome shotgun sequence genomic DNA includes:
- the LOC108334697 gene encoding G-type lectin S-receptor-like serine/threonine-protein kinase LECRK3: MASLTLLIPTLICLQFHFLSFAFAEVDVGSTISTDNNGVWRSPSGHFAFGFRPLNNNTDPNTKLFMVAIWYDMIPDKTVVWSLKTDNKLATAPAGSQFGITSAGLTLTGPKGDSMWTLNLSSVVSVGSMLDTGNFILLTESSEKVWQSFEHPTDTLLPTQSLQPEGTLISRLTDTNYTTGRFQLYFKDGNVLLSPLAWPSLLPYDPYYMLDASGAASTLLFNESGNIYVNTTNGTIIQPQGSQWNISDLDPEVNYYRATLDFTGVFTQYYHPRNNTAQSGWRIMRYVPDNVCNAIGYQYGSGSCGYNSYCSMENQRPTCKCPYGYSLLDPGNQFGGCQPNFTLACGADVQTPPEELYEMHASQDFNFPQGDYERIQPYSRQECQQFCLQDCTCAMAILGGDTCWLKRFPLGNGRQVAVTDNHVVYIKTRVIRDFYTGANGEPSPPPDLKIEHKAKLFLLGPLIGSLVLNSILFATVALFILKKQKANKISKAARSPLETNLHSFTYENLKKATENFQEEIGRGSYGIVYKGQLEAGSCHVIAVKRLDRLVDEREKEFRTELSSIGRTCHKNLVRLIGFCDEGINRILVYEFMSNGSLADILFGKSKPRWNVRVGFALGIARGLVYLHEECEAPIIHCDIKPQNILIDEYFNPKISDFGLAKLLLSEQSRTTTMIRGTRGYVAPEWFKNVAVTVKVDVYSFGVMLLEIICSRRSVLMMEPGEEEKAVLSDWACDCFVEGRIDVLVENDEEALSDYVRLQKWVKIAIWCIHEEPQMRPTMGIVMQMLEGVVEVPNPPSLMRS; encoded by the coding sequence AGACCGTTGTTTGGAGTTTAAAAACAGACAACAAACTTGCAACAGCACCAGCGGGATCACAGTTTGGGATTACTTCGGCGGGGCTAACACTGACCGGTCCCAAAGGAGATTCCATGTGGACATTAAACCTGTCAAGTGTTGTCTCCGTAGGTTCTATGCTTGATACTGGCAACTTTATTCTACTGACCGAGAGCTCTGAAAAGGTGTGGCAAAGTTTTGAGCACCCCACCGACACTTTGTTGCCTACTCAATCTCTCCAACCTGAAGGCACGCTAATATCTCGATTAACAGACACTAATTACACGACTGGAAGGTTTCAACTTTATTTTAAGGATGGTAATGTCTTACTGAGTCCTCTTGCATGGCCTTCTCTACTGCCTTACGACCCTTACTATATGTTGGATGCCTCTGGTGCTGCTTCAACATTACTGTTCAATGAGTCGGGGAATATCTACGTAAACACCACAAATGGGACTATAATCCAACCTCAAGGTTCCCAATGGAATATCTCGGATCTCGATCCTGAGGTGAATTACTACAGAGCAACGCTTGACTTCACTGGAGTTTTCACCCAGTATTATCATCCACGGAACAACACTGCTCAGTCAGGGTGGAGAATCATGAGGTATGTTCCTGACAACGTTTGCAATGCAATAGGTTATCAGTATGGTAGCGGTTCCTGTGGCTACAATAGCTACTGCTCCATGGAAAATCAGAGGCCTACCTGCAAATGCCCTTATGGGTATTCGCTGCTGGATCCAGGTAATCAATTTGGTGGATGCCAACCCAATTTCACCCTTGCTTGTGGAGCTGATGTTCAAACACCGCCAGAAGAACTATATGAAATGCATGCATCTCAAGATTTTAATTTTCCTCAGGGGGATTATGAAAGGATACAACCTTATTCTAGGCAGGAATGCCAGCAATTTTGCCTGCAGGATTGCACGTGTGCTATGGCCATTTTAGGAGGCGATACATGTTGGCTGAAGAGATTTCCCCTTGGTAACGGTAGACAAGTAGCCGTCACAGATAATCATGTTGTCTATATTAAAACAAGAGTTATTCGCGACTTTTATACAGGTGCAAACGGGGAACCTTCTCCTCCTCCGGATTTAAAGATAGAACATAAAGCTAAGCTGTTTCTTTTGGGACCGCTAATTGGTTCTCTTGTCCTAAACAGTATTCTCTTTGCTACAGTTGCGTTGTTTATTCTCAAGAAGCAGAAAGCTAATAAGATTTCCAAAGCCGCCCGTAGTCCTTTGGAAACGAATTTGCATTCGTTTacttatgaaaatttgaaaaaggccACAGAGAATTTTCAGGAGGAAATAGGCAGAGGTTCTTATGGCATTGTTTACAAAGGACAACTAGAAGCAGGTTCTTGTCATGTGATTGCTGTGAAGAGATTGGACAGATTGGTAGACGAACGAGAGAAAGAATTTAGGACTGAATTGAGTTCCATCGGTAGAACCTGCCACAAAAATCTGGTCAGGTTAATCGGATTTTGTGACGAGGGAATCAATAGAATACTGGTGTACGAGTTCATGAGCAACGGCAGTCTTGCAGACATCCTGTTTGGGAAATCCAAACCCAGATGGAATGTAAGAGTTGGATTTGCTTTGGGGATTGCAAGAGGGTTGGTATACTTGCACGAAGAGTGTGAGGCTCCCATTATTCATTGTGATATAAAACCTCAAAATATACTGATAGACGAGTATTTCAATCCAAAGATATCAGACTTTGGGTTGGCCAAGTTGTTGCTGTCTGAGCAAAGTAGAACGACGACAATGATCCGAGGAACACGAGGATACGTGGCTCCTGAATGGTTTAAGAATGTTGCTGTGACGGTTAAAGTGGATGTTTACAGCTTTGGGGTAATGCTGTTGGAAATAATTTGCAGCAGAAGAAGTGTGTTAATGATGGAGCCTGGGGAAGAAGAGAAAGCAGTGCTTTCAGATTGGGCTTGTGATTGCTTTGTGGAAGGAAGAATAGATGTTCTTGTGGAGAACGATGAAGAGGCCTTATCTGACTATGTGAGGCTACAAAAATGGGTGAAAATTGCAATATGGTGCATTCATGAGGAACCTCAGATGAGACCGACAATGGGGATTGTCATGCAAATGCTCGAAGGCGTCGTTGAAGTTCCTAACCCACCATCTCTCATGCGTAGTTGA